The Merismopedia glauca CCAP 1448/3 genome has a segment encoding these proteins:
- a CDS encoding glycosyltransferase family 4 protein, translating into MKVTLLHFGFSDYTIQLANQLARYVDLTLIHSEKIYAQYQNFLAPNIRVIQVEKPRIRDLRNFSVMSSLMGIIREINPDVLHVQENNDPWYDFTLLFNQMPPLVTTIHDVFPHPGDRDLIFGVQYTRRIAFYRSQQLIVHANLLKDVLVQQFRVPSQRVKVLPHGELGSLFHHRAGSQVVPREPNTLLFFGRIWLYKGLKYLLEAIPLVAERIPEIKLIIAGRGEKIDELLTGVDPKYYEVLNDYIPSEAVAGLFQRSTAVILPYIESSQSGVAAIAYSLGTPVIASDIGGLGEMIRHKQDGLLVPPGNVRALADAIVRLLSDPNLQIQIQQAALERSQEDLNWSNIAAQTIEVYHQAIAASKKVGVSV; encoded by the coding sequence ATGAAAGTTACTCTCTTACATTTCGGGTTTAGCGACTATACAATTCAATTGGCTAATCAATTAGCCAGATATGTTGATTTGACACTGATTCATTCAGAAAAAATATATGCTCAGTATCAAAATTTTCTCGCTCCCAATATTCGCGTAATTCAAGTTGAGAAACCACGGATTCGCGATCTGCGTAACTTCTCAGTAATGTCTTCACTTATGGGAATAATTCGCGAAATAAATCCCGATGTATTGCACGTTCAAGAAAATAACGATCCTTGGTACGACTTTACACTTTTATTCAATCAAATGCCGCCTTTGGTAACGACGATTCATGATGTATTTCCGCACCCAGGCGATCGCGATTTAATTTTTGGGGTACAGTATACTCGGAGAATTGCTTTTTACCGTTCCCAACAATTAATCGTTCATGCTAACTTACTCAAAGATGTGCTGGTACAACAATTTCGCGTACCATCACAACGAGTCAAGGTCTTACCTCACGGCGAACTAGGTAGTTTATTTCATCATCGGGCAGGAAGTCAAGTAGTTCCACGGGAACCGAATACGTTGCTGTTTTTCGGGCGTATATGGCTCTATAAAGGCTTAAAGTATTTACTGGAAGCTATCCCTTTAGTTGCCGAACGCATTCCCGAAATTAAGCTGATTATTGCTGGACGCGGCGAAAAGATCGATGAATTATTAACAGGGGTAGATCCAAAATACTATGAGGTTTTAAACGATTATATTCCCAGTGAAGCTGTAGCTGGTTTATTTCAGCGTAGTACTGCGGTGATTCTACCTTACATTGAATCTTCTCAAAGCGGAGTAGCTGCGATCGCCTATTCTTTGGGTACACCAGTCATTGCTTCTGATATTGGCGGTTTGGGAGAGATGATTAGACACAAACAAGATGGATTGCTTGTACCCCCTGGCAATGTTCGCGCTTTAGCTGATGCGATCGTGCGGCTCTTGAGCGATCCTAACTTACAAATACAAATTCAACAAGCAGCCTTAGAACGTTCTCAGGAAGACTTGAATTGGTCAAATATTGCGGCTCAGACTATTGAAGTTTACCATCAAGCAATCGCTGCTAGCAAAAAAGTTGGCGTAAGTGTATGA